A segment of the bacterium genome:
CTTTCTGTGTGTCGAGCATATACTTCCTGAATTCCTGCTCGTTCCTGTTGACCGTGCCTTCGCTCCATCCGGCGGCGATGAGGTATTCGTACGTATGATTCTCAGTGACCGGTATACACATGGCATGGTTGCCCTCGTATGCTTCGACGAACTGGTAACGAGGCTTTAAGGAATCTGGCACCACGAGGGCTATCCCCTCGAAATCGAGTTTGAGCTGCGTTTCCCATTCCTTTTCCACATCGGGGTCGGAGGCAATTACATCTTTGGCGAACGACACTACCATGCCCTCGTTCCTGAAAATCGTGTACTCGTTCGGCATCTTCCTGATACCGCAGCCGAACCCGGTTCCCCGCTCTTCCGGCAAAAACATCGTAAAGTGAACGGTGCTGATCGAGTAGCTTTTATTTTTATATGCGGTATAGGTCTGCTCGTATTCGTATTCCCCCCTGCCGGTACGCCAGTTCAGGCACCTGACCTTCACCATGCTCCTCAGGGGACCGTTGAGCACAGTGTGGTAGCTGTACCGTGCGGCATGGACAGGCCCTTTGTCATGGTACGGGTTGAAACGGGGCCGTGATATCAAGCCCGGCTGCGAAGGGTCCTCGAACAGGCACAGACCTCCCGCCCCGAATGTCTCCGACACGGTCATGATGTCGTGCCCGAATTCGGAGGGAGCCACATATCCCGATATGTGTCTGGGAGCCTCTTCGGGGATGACGAGCATCGGCTCGCGTTTTCCGAACATGTCCACATCGGTGGAATACCAGAGCTTCCAGCCCATGAGCTTCGATTCCCAGTAGGGAACGAGCTGTTTTTCGTACCAGCCGAGCTCGGCATGGGTTTCATGCTCGACTTTCCCGCGAAAATTGAATCCGATATACAGGAAGAATGTCTTCGATTCGAGCGGTTTGAAATCGGTCATGAAAAATACCTCGTCCCAGAGGCCGTCCTGATCGAGATCATCGAGCTGATGTGGTATCCAGTGACCGTTCGTCTCCTCGCGGGTTGCGCCGCTGCCGATTTTTTTCAGCGTTTCGACCGACGGTTTCGGCTGAGAAGGAATCGTCGGATCAACGAGCGTAACCCATCGCGATTCGAGGCTCGCCAGGGGCATGATCTCACGGCGGATTATGACCGGGCAGTCCTTCCGCTCAAAATTGAGCGTATTGGTCACCACCACACGGATACGGGAAGCGGGAAAAAAATCTCCTTCCGTGTACCAGCCGTAATCCGCGGGAAATGCACGACTGACACCGGCAAACGCACATACGAGGCCGAGTATGAATGTCGTTATACGGGACATGGTTCGTTCTCCTCTATTTTGTGGAGTGTAGGCAAACAATCTGCGGTATTTCAATGTTTAATACAAAATTATAACGCCTCTGAATTATTGTCAATCTGTAAAGTATTATTTTTTCTGGTTATTCACTTAGCTCATAATCACTGATTTTTTGTATGAGTATTGTCATTCCAAAGAACGAAGTGAATTGGGAATCCAGCATTAAGATCGCTAAGTCATGAGCACTATTTGATGGATTCCCGTTTTCACGGGAATGACGCTTTAACGTGTAAAAACATATCATTTGCAAGTTTTATGACTTATTGAATAACCAGAATATTTTTACTGTCAACTATGGCGTGTGATGTCTCCAATATCAGGTTTTTTACATAAAAAAAAGGGAGTAATGTCATTCCCCCTTTTATGCACCGCATGAAAATACTATATTTAATACATTCTCCAAAAAAACAAAACAGTGGAAATAATTATATTCTATTATAGATAAAGGAGTTGCTTCATGAAAAGACGTGAATTTATCAGGCGGTCGGCTGCCACGGGTTCATTTATCGTGGGAACACAGGTCACCGATATGATATACTCAGGAAAGACGGAAGCCGCCGTTCTGTCAGGAGGAGACAGGCCCCTCGTGGCGATAGCCGGTTCAGACGACCCTGCGCTCAAACGCCCCGCGCCGCTCGATGAGCTGGTCGATACCGGACAGGTTCGCGATGTGGTGTTTCTCGCCCTCGACCGTGACACATCCCCGCGGAATCTGCCAGCCATCGTCAAAAAGGACAGCTGGGTTGTTATCAAGACCAATATCGTCGCATATACCGATTGCGGTCTGTGGGCCGACGATTACATGCACTGGGGACTCGACACCGATATACGCGTCATCAAAGCGGTTATCGAGTACCTCGTGGAGCGTATCGGGCCGCGCCGTATCAGCATCGTAGAGGGGGCGCCGTGGTACACATCCGGCGGGAAACTCAAAAAGGAGGAATTCGTCGATGCCTGGCATTTTGTATGGGAAGGCATGGGAAATCTCACATATGCAGGGATAGTCGATGAAATCAACGCCCGTCAGTCAGGGACAAAAGTCGATTACATCGATATCAACGAGGACGATGCTGTGTATGTGACCGATTTCGATCCGTACGGGACACATATCGGCGCATTCCAGTATGTCGTGCCGGGCGATCCGGACGGTACCTCGAAAACCGAGTGGACAAAACGGAAGGGAATCTATCTTCCGAAGTGTATCATGGACTCCGATGTGGTCATTTCCGTACCGGTGCTGAAAACCCATTCGAGCGCCGGCGTCACGCTCGCGCTGAAAAACTTCGTCGGATGCGTACATTCCCAGCAGTACGGTCACGGCAACAGCAAAAAGGCAATCCACCAGGGGAGCCAGCTCGGTCTCGTGCGCGGAATCGCCGATCTGGCATGTGCCATAAAGCCCGATTACGCGGTCGCGGAGGGTTTCTGGGCAACTATCCAGCAGCACGAGGGCCAGAACGGTGTGATGACCAATCACAACGTTGTCGTCGCAGGCGGCGATGTCATTGCGACCGAAGCGGTGTGCATGCTCGTCATGGGGTACAACCCGCTCGATTCCGATCTCCTCCGGCTGGCGAACATGAAGAAAATGGGTGAATGGAATCCCGACAGGATCGAAATCGCCGGGCCTCCGGTCAAGAGGCTGAGCCGTAATTTCGACCGTGCGGCAAACACGTATGCTGCTCGCGGTATCAGAAAATGGATCATGCTCGGGCCGTTGAAATCCCCCATCAAGGACATTCCCGCGCTCAAACCTCAGGCAGGCGACAAGACCGAAGACATATCGTGGGAACTGCTCGATGGCGATGCTATAATCGATTCACTGCCCAATGTAAGCAGGCCGTACAGGCTCCAGGAGTGCCTCCTCTATGGTCTTCCGGGGAGTAAAAATGCACACAAGGGATCGCTTTTTTATCTGGCTCTCAGAATCACGACGCCGCGAAAAGATCACTGCGGCCAGCTCCTTGTCGGTATTGAGGGCGGCGATTTCAGGGCATTCCTGAACGGGCATGCGATCAGTTATCAGAAAGAAGCGCTCTCATACGATCCCACACCGACATCGTTTCTCAAGTTCGATAAAGGTGAAAATACCCTGATCCTCGAAGTGAAAAAGTTGGAGGGTAAAAAAGAGGATGTCAGGATCGCAGTGAATATCTGCGACCTCGACGGCGACCGTCTCCAGGGAATTACTCTTGATCCGAAAGGCGAATGAAATGAATGGTTATCGAAAAAGCTATCTCTCAATTTTTGTGTTGTTGATGCTGGCAGGAGGTTTTATACCGGCGCATAGTGAAGGCACAGCGGCGAAGCAGCGGACGGACTTCTTCCCCACCCTCGATAATTACGCCGATCTTTACCTGCGCGGCTCGTACGATGTCCTCAACATGATCCGTGTCCGCGAGCTTGAAAAAATCGGGCAGGCCTGTAAAATCGCC
Coding sequences within it:
- a CDS encoding DUF4861 domain-containing protein: MSRITTFILGLVCAFAGVSRAFPADYGWYTEGDFFPASRIRVVVTNTLNFERKDCPVIIRREIMPLASLESRWVTLVDPTIPSQPKPSVETLKKIGSGATREETNGHWIPHQLDDLDQDGLWDEVFFMTDFKPLESKTFFLYIGFNFRGKVEHETHAELGWYEKQLVPYWESKLMGWKLWYSTDVDMFGKREPMLVIPEEAPRHISGYVAPSEFGHDIMTVSETFGAGGLCLFEDPSQPGLISRPRFNPYHDKGPVHAARYSYHTVLNGPLRSMVKVRCLNWRTGRGEYEYEQTYTAYKNKSYSISTVHFTMFLPEERGTGFGCGIRKMPNEYTIFRNEGMVVSFAKDVIASDPDVEKEWETQLKLDFEGIALVVPDSLKPRYQFVEAYEGNHAMCIPVTENHTYEYLIAAGWSEGTVNRNEQEFRKYMLDTQKEYNNPVVISDIKAEYKQ
- a CDS encoding DUF362 domain-containing protein, with translation MKRREFIRRSAATGSFIVGTQVTDMIYSGKTEAAVLSGGDRPLVAIAGSDDPALKRPAPLDELVDTGQVRDVVFLALDRDTSPRNLPAIVKKDSWVVIKTNIVAYTDCGLWADDYMHWGLDTDIRVIKAVIEYLVERIGPRRISIVEGAPWYTSGGKLKKEEFVDAWHFVWEGMGNLTYAGIVDEINARQSGTKVDYIDINEDDAVYVTDFDPYGTHIGAFQYVVPGDPDGTSKTEWTKRKGIYLPKCIMDSDVVISVPVLKTHSSAGVTLALKNFVGCVHSQQYGHGNSKKAIHQGSQLGLVRGIADLACAIKPDYAVAEGFWATIQQHEGQNGVMTNHNVVVAGGDVIATEAVCMLVMGYNPLDSDLLRLANMKKMGEWNPDRIEIAGPPVKRLSRNFDRAANTYAARGIRKWIMLGPLKSPIKDIPALKPQAGDKTEDISWELLDGDAIIDSLPNVSRPYRLQECLLYGLPGSKNAHKGSLFYLALRITTPRKDHCGQLLVGIEGGDFRAFLNGHAISYQKEALSYDPTPTSFLKFDKGENTLILEVKKLEGKKEDVRIAVNICDLDGDRLQGITLDPKGE